A genomic window from bacterium includes:
- a CDS encoding response regulator has protein sequence MSKKLLLADDSVVIQKLVGLSFANESIEIVSTDNGDDAVTMAREIQPDVVLADVVMPGKSGYEVCEAIKQDPALAGTPVLLLTGTFEAFDEARATAAGANGQITKPFEAQALVERVNEVITEAAAAPSPPPVRAAKSSPVIEAEAKPAPPAESDGEETVVTSLGSTPASKDLFGANDGKLGGDTSTAAPSLDLTPQLDAEDAPGSDFFGAPGDGAAEELDQAGGTMALGASMDEERDSAGEELDDATVAVLPDEDLPPMAPLAPRSATSSASSDPFERPAVGERPADPLPAARPVDLDAALDAVPTEGEPTILVATDELNASTSPNLGDAAGDEPSGGFEDLTVHVPSADIDQDRATAPSPDVISDTAIPADTTVVADLDAALEEEAPSSRKAPDFGTPPARDPFDLPKTPEPDATVVQGLDDEDPLGLAPSSVTGGSVDFAFDVSEQVAAEPPPADIGEDSFSSLMDISESAILGATEAPIPDDAIDSPTEKPAAVAREAAAETIVAGYDVSSSDLATAPTADEEDEARPAPIPEPEALVEVPELPEAYRPAVATPAESRSAAPITGNTDLFDDLATGSPLDELPTATADPADITFGAGQDLDVDDDLLAPDLESDLEDESEAADPTDALEIEEEDASPLEAEPFTPPAIDADEEPAGDDFAIGAPPATAPDARIADLSPMVEQRIQETLEKVAWEAFSDLSETIVKQVIGRVEQIAWEVIPEMAETLVREEIRKMKGEGD, from the coding sequence ATGTCCAAGAAGCTCTTGCTGGCCGACGATTCGGTCGTCATCCAGAAGCTGGTCGGTCTGTCATTCGCCAACGAGTCGATCGAGATCGTCTCGACCGACAACGGCGACGACGCCGTGACCATGGCCCGGGAAATCCAGCCCGACGTCGTGCTCGCGGACGTGGTGATGCCCGGCAAGTCCGGGTACGAGGTCTGCGAGGCGATCAAGCAGGATCCCGCCCTCGCCGGCACCCCGGTCCTCCTCCTGACAGGAACCTTCGAGGCGTTCGACGAGGCGCGCGCGACCGCCGCCGGTGCGAACGGGCAGATCACCAAGCCCTTCGAGGCCCAGGCCCTCGTCGAGCGCGTGAACGAGGTCATCACGGAAGCGGCCGCGGCCCCGTCACCGCCTCCCGTTCGGGCTGCCAAGTCCAGCCCGGTCATCGAGGCCGAGGCCAAGCCCGCGCCCCCCGCAGAAAGCGACGGCGAAGAGACGGTCGTGACCTCCCTCGGCAGCACCCCCGCCTCCAAGGACCTCTTCGGCGCCAACGACGGGAAGCTCGGCGGCGACACCTCCACCGCCGCGCCGAGCCTCGACCTGACGCCGCAGCTCGATGCCGAAGACGCCCCCGGAAGCGATTTCTTCGGGGCGCCGGGTGACGGCGCCGCCGAGGAGCTCGACCAGGCGGGCGGCACGATGGCGCTCGGCGCGTCGATGGACGAAGAGCGCGATTCCGCCGGCGAGGAGCTGGACGACGCGACCGTCGCCGTCCTGCCCGACGAGGATCTCCCGCCGATGGCGCCCCTAGCGCCGCGTTCCGCCACCTCTTCTGCTTCCTCCGATCCCTTCGAGCGCCCTGCCGTCGGAGAACGACCCGCCGACCCGCTGCCTGCAGCGCGCCCGGTGGACCTCGACGCGGCCCTCGATGCCGTCCCGACCGAGGGGGAGCCGACCATCCTCGTGGCCACCGACGAGCTCAATGCCTCGACCTCCCCGAATCTCGGGGATGCGGCGGGCGACGAACCGTCCGGCGGCTTCGAGGACCTGACCGTCCACGTCCCCTCGGCGGACATCGATCAGGATCGCGCAACGGCGCCCTCGCCGGATGTGATCTCCGACACCGCGATTCCGGCCGACACGACGGTCGTGGCCGATCTCGACGCGGCCCTCGAAGAAGAAGCCCCCTCTTCGAGGAAGGCGCCCGACTTCGGGACACCGCCCGCCCGCGACCCCTTCGACCTGCCGAAGACGCCGGAGCCGGACGCGACGGTCGTCCAGGGCCTCGACGACGAGGATCCGTTGGGACTCGCGCCCTCGAGCGTGACCGGCGGCTCCGTCGACTTCGCCTTCGACGTCTCCGAGCAGGTGGCCGCCGAGCCGCCGCCCGCGGACATCGGCGAAGATTCGTTCTCCTCGCTGATGGACATCTCGGAGTCGGCGATCCTCGGGGCGACCGAGGCGCCGATCCCCGACGACGCGATCGACTCCCCGACCGAGAAACCCGCCGCCGTCGCGCGCGAAGCCGCCGCGGAGACGATCGTCGCCGGCTACGACGTCTCGTCGAGCGACCTCGCCACGGCGCCGACGGCCGATGAAGAAGACGAAGCCCGCCCCGCGCCGATCCCGGAGCCCGAGGCCCTCGTCGAGGTCCCGGAGCTTCCGGAGGCCTATCGGCCCGCCGTCGCGACGCCGGCCGAATCCAGGTCCGCTGCGCCGATCACGGGGAACACCGACCTCTTCGATGACCTGGCCACCGGCTCGCCGCTGGACGAGCTTCCGACGGCCACGGCGGATCCGGCCGACATCACCTTCGGCGCAGGCCAGGACCTCGACGTCGACGACGATCTGCTCGCGCCCGATCTCGAGTCGGATCTCGAGGACGAGTCCGAGGCGGCGGATCCGACCGACGCCCTCGAGATCGAGGAAGAAGACGCCTCGCCCCTCGAGGCGGAACCCTTCACGCCGCCCGCGATCGACGCGGACGAGGAGCCGGCCGGAGACGACTTCGCCATCGGCGCGCCGCCGGCGACGGCGCCCGACGCGCGGATCGCCGACCTCTCGCCGATGGTCGAGCAGCGTATCCAGGAGACCCTCGAGAAGGTCGCCTGGGAAGCGTTCTCGGACCTCTCCGAGACGATCGTGAAGCAGGTCATCGGCCGGGTGGAGCAGATCGCGTGGGAGGTCATCCCCGAGATGGCCGAGACCCTGGTCCGCGAAGAGATCCGCAAAATGAAGGGCGAAGGCGACTAG
- a CDS encoding class I SAM-dependent methyltransferase, which produces MLLTVDLERLDIQPGHRLLDAGCGEGRHCFGSLYRGATVVGLDLDLDAMREASKNLRQRGEEHGRMGAMLQGDAFHLPFADASFDRIICSEVMEHVHDYRAAIRELYRVAKPGAKVAITIPTATSEHLYLRLGDEYFESPGGHIRIFRPRDLAEGMAAAGFDTVGCGFAHGFHTPYWVLRSVMHLPDADDSALVRAYREFLIRATGSPLMARLERALNFVCPKSIILYGDKRADGTVAAGHESTGSDALSAAA; this is translated from the coding sequence ATGCTGCTGACCGTCGATCTCGAGCGGCTTGACATCCAGCCGGGGCACCGGCTGCTCGACGCGGGCTGCGGCGAAGGCCGCCACTGCTTCGGCTCGCTCTATCGCGGCGCGACGGTGGTCGGCCTCGACCTCGATCTCGACGCGATGCGCGAGGCCTCGAAGAACCTGCGGCAGCGCGGCGAGGAGCACGGCCGGATGGGCGCGATGCTCCAGGGCGACGCGTTCCACCTGCCCTTCGCCGACGCCTCCTTCGACCGGATCATCTGCAGCGAGGTCATGGAGCACGTCCACGACTACCGCGCCGCGATCCGCGAGCTCTACCGCGTGGCGAAGCCCGGCGCGAAGGTGGCGATCACGATTCCGACCGCGACCAGCGAGCACCTCTATCTGCGGCTGGGCGACGAGTATTTCGAGAGCCCGGGCGGCCACATCCGGATCTTCCGGCCCCGCGACCTCGCGGAAGGAATGGCCGCCGCCGGCTTCGACACCGTCGGGTGTGGCTTCGCCCACGGCTTCCACACCCCCTACTGGGTGCTGCGAAGCGTGATGCACCTCCCCGATGCGGACGACAGCGCCCTCGTTCGTGCCTATCGCGAGTTCCTGATCCGGGCGACGGGCTCGCCGCTGATGGCCAGGCTCGAGCGCGCGCTCAACTTCGTATGTCCGAAGAGCATCATCCTCTACGGTGACAAGCGCGCGGACGGGACGGTCGCCGCCGGGCACGAATCGACCGGGAGCGACGCGCTCTCGGCCGCGGCCTAG
- a CDS encoding methyltransferase domain-containing protein, whose product MRVVDLDRDMSDVIPTGMSPDSEFLFDRMTEATLYATCADPGRLVLDVASGVGQDSVALAKDGATVIGAEPSARMTEMAKLFSAERVAPDEVGPEWVSGWADALPFAADAFDASFCKGALDHFDDPESAIAEMARVTKRDGRVVLAIANFDSLACRVTRAIDAFREDWLGWPPLRGRRGYDTPSDHFTRYELALMKEQASRHVDIETALGVSIGWGLPGWATLVCHLPRPLAFALLRGLDALARHFPTLADVVVIVGRPRPSRRAA is encoded by the coding sequence ATGCGCGTCGTCGACCTCGACCGAGACATGAGTGACGTCATCCCGACCGGGATGTCGCCCGACAGTGAATTCCTCTTCGATCGCATGACCGAAGCCACGCTCTACGCGACCTGTGCGGATCCGGGGCGGCTCGTGCTCGACGTCGCGAGTGGCGTGGGCCAGGACTCCGTCGCACTCGCGAAGGACGGCGCGACGGTGATCGGCGCGGAGCCGTCCGCTCGCATGACGGAGATGGCGAAGCTCTTCAGCGCCGAGAGAGTCGCTCCGGACGAGGTCGGTCCGGAGTGGGTGAGCGGCTGGGCGGACGCGCTCCCCTTCGCGGCGGACGCCTTCGATGCCTCGTTCTGCAAGGGCGCCCTGGACCACTTCGACGACCCGGAATCGGCGATCGCCGAGATGGCGCGAGTGACGAAGCGCGACGGACGCGTCGTCCTCGCGATCGCGAATTTCGATTCGCTGGCGTGCCGCGTGACGCGCGCGATCGATGCGTTTCGCGAAGACTGGCTCGGCTGGCCGCCGCTCCGCGGACGGCGCGGCTACGACACGCCGAGCGATCACTTCACCCGCTACGAGCTCGCGCTGATGAAGGAGCAGGCCTCGCGACACGTCGACATCGAGACGGCCCTCGGTGTCTCGATCGGCTGGGGACTGCCCGGTTGGGCGACCCTCGTCTGTCACCTGCCGCGCCCGTTGGCCTTCGCGCTCCTGCGCGGTCTGGATGCGCTCGCGCGGCACTTTCCGACCCTGGCGGACGTCGTCGTGATCGTGGGCCGGCCGAGACCCTCGCGGCGGGCGGCCTAG
- a CDS encoding FliA/WhiG family RNA polymerase sigma factor produces the protein MTEKTVEMGEMELRMRDAREQFDEIPPPLKEEIVLEHTPLIRYIVNRIAVRLPSHIDLDDLHNTGVIGLMDAIEKYDHEKNCKFKTYAEFRIKGAILDQLRSLDWVPRSVRQKGRKLERAYGEVEQRLGRQASEDEVADSLGLEIDKFHTLINQVRGISLVNLEEIRGTNSDGERAGTFADIIEDVNSENPFASLKLMETKHVISDTIGSLPEKERLVVSLYYYEDLNMKEIGGILGITESRVCQIHTKAVMRLRSKLKGMVDR, from the coding sequence ATGACTGAGAAGACGGTCGAGATGGGCGAAATGGAACTTCGGATGCGCGACGCCCGGGAGCAGTTCGACGAGATCCCGCCGCCCCTCAAAGAAGAGATCGTCCTCGAGCACACCCCGCTCATCCGGTACATCGTGAACCGGATCGCCGTCCGGCTCCCGTCGCACATCGACCTCGACGATCTCCACAACACCGGCGTGATCGGCTTGATGGACGCGATCGAGAAGTACGACCACGAGAAGAACTGCAAGTTCAAGACCTACGCGGAGTTTCGGATCAAGGGCGCGATCCTCGACCAGCTCCGCTCCCTCGACTGGGTGCCGCGATCGGTTCGCCAGAAGGGACGCAAGCTCGAACGCGCCTACGGAGAGGTCGAGCAGCGACTCGGTCGCCAGGCGAGCGAAGACGAGGTGGCCGACTCCCTCGGACTCGAGATCGACAAGTTCCACACGCTGATCAACCAGGTTCGCGGCATCAGCCTCGTCAACCTGGAAGAGATCCGCGGCACGAACTCCGACGGCGAGCGCGCCGGGACCTTCGCGGACATCATCGAGGACGTGAACTCGGAGAACCCCTTCGCCTCCCTCAAGCTGATGGAGACGAAGCACGTCATCTCCGACACGATCGGCTCGCTCCCCGAGAAGGAGCGCCTCGTGGTCTCGCTCTACTACTACGAAGATCTCAACATGAAGGAGATCGGCGGGATCCTCGGCATCACCGAGTCACGCGTGTGCCAGATCCACACGAAGGCGGTCATGCGGCTTCGCTCCAAGCTCAAGGGCATGGTCGACCGCTGA
- a CDS encoding glycosyltransferase family 4 protein — MARGASDRKLRIAFVAYRGNMNSGGQGIYLWFLAREMARMGHDVHVLVGPPYPDDMPWATVERFPNQQFWAKWVLEQFDQIVPEKDPLQILRPLDFYELAASRIGFLPEPFAFSVRVFRRMADLLRAGRQFDIVHDVQCLGYGLLGLKAMGLPVVTTVHHPLTVDRRASFVRDETFKDAVGTMKFYPIGMQAFVARRLDTVFTSSEVSGRQIVQDFGVRPERLRNVRNGLDVELFSPDPTVAKRDANLLTVGRSTDPNKGIRTLIRSLAKLPEHVTLTLVDDDSPDNQVRAWAQEVGVLDRLRLTGRVESDELVRLYREAAVVVVPSRYEGFGLPAVEAMACGTPVVATRAGALTEVMQLTEGGVLAERDDPDSIARGVRTLLENTEARAMMAKRGRERVLESLSWPRVAAATADVYQEVVDRNRAGRR, encoded by the coding sequence ATGGCCCGGGGAGCGAGCGACCGCAAGCTCCGGATCGCGTTCGTCGCCTACCGCGGCAACATGAACTCCGGCGGCCAGGGGATCTACCTCTGGTTCCTCGCCCGCGAGATGGCGCGGATGGGACACGACGTCCACGTCCTCGTCGGCCCGCCCTATCCCGATGACATGCCGTGGGCCACCGTCGAGCGCTTCCCCAACCAGCAGTTCTGGGCGAAGTGGGTCCTCGAGCAGTTCGACCAGATCGTGCCGGAGAAGGACCCGCTCCAGATCCTGCGACCGCTCGACTTCTACGAGCTCGCCGCCAGTCGAATCGGCTTCCTTCCCGAGCCCTTCGCCTTCAGCGTGCGGGTCTTCCGCCGGATGGCCGACCTCCTCCGAGCGGGTCGGCAGTTCGACATCGTCCACGACGTCCAGTGTCTCGGCTACGGACTGCTCGGCCTCAAGGCGATGGGGCTGCCGGTCGTGACGACCGTGCACCACCCGCTGACCGTCGACCGACGGGCGTCGTTCGTGCGGGACGAGACGTTCAAGGACGCCGTCGGGACCATGAAGTTCTACCCGATCGGCATGCAGGCCTTCGTCGCGCGCCGGCTCGATACCGTCTTCACGTCCTCCGAGGTGAGCGGTCGCCAGATCGTCCAGGACTTCGGCGTGCGCCCGGAGCGTCTCCGCAACGTGCGCAACGGACTCGACGTCGAGCTCTTCTCGCCGGATCCGACGGTCGCGAAGCGTGATGCGAACCTCCTGACGGTCGGCCGCTCGACGGATCCGAACAAGGGCATCCGAACCCTGATCCGGTCCCTCGCGAAGCTCCCGGAGCACGTCACGCTCACGTTGGTCGACGACGACAGCCCGGACAATCAGGTCCGCGCGTGGGCGCAGGAGGTCGGCGTACTCGATCGACTTCGACTCACCGGCCGGGTCGAGTCCGACGAGCTCGTGCGGCTCTACCGGGAGGCTGCGGTCGTGGTCGTGCCGTCGCGGTACGAGGGATTCGGACTTCCCGCGGTGGAGGCGATGGCCTGCGGGACCCCGGTCGTCGCGACGCGCGCGGGCGCGCTGACGGAAGTCATGCAGCTGACCGAGGGTGGAGTCCTGGCCGAGCGGGACGATCCCGATTCGATTGCACGCGGGGTCCGCACCCTGCTCGAGAACACCGAGGCGCGCGCGATGATGGCCAAGCGCGGCCGCGAGCGGGTTCTCGAGTCCCTGTCCTGGCCTCGCGTGGCCGCGGCGACCGCCGACGTCTACCAGGAAGTCGTCGATCGCAACCGCGCCGGACGCCGCTAG
- a CDS encoding ATP-binding protein has product MAPTVRDTGAPAHDGVIRIIVLTPGEDPLGGPAPMSVETTAALARLGDPVELLRALDADELAEQVRDPSIDGVLFDRLPATAVAEGLDRIPSEGPPGIVVIEGDGEAEALEAFRSGASDCVHFGPDYENVLPVVLLEQVQRWRGDRQRRLSEERIRFLEDLNTGIVSAMPAGLVVVDGGGLIVSENPEFARRFPSRSHGGAAEFLAARLPAELVEAFDALVRGESADAPPLRLVRVSDEDGTARAYEIRHRILDDADRTLLVLSDVTESEWLSERLEVLRRDTRDIIENINSALIVVDLGGRISFANPAAERILGGQDGDLGGRQIEDWFGPPGDGPHPIEACLHDGTRSRGAETLLRRADGTWIPVGISCSPRLDGAGLSRGVVAVFQDLSEIKELELHVRQTEKMASIGQLAAGVAHEVNNPMGFIHANLHQMSEYLTDLEKYFEATDRLQRAAVEGDLEVVRAAAEDVQTVAREIDLEFVRSDFEKALMESGEGAERIRHIVKDLRDFSRPDLPARSEADVNQAIDSTANIVYTMMKHDVVLEKDYRELPKIEAYPMQLKQVFMNLLVNAHQAIEARADRGQGDQKGIIRIETEEVGAEICIRIADTGVGIPEDARARIFEPFFTTKPVGTGTGLGLSTSFNIIERHGGRITVESEEGAGTVFEVWLPIAPPGTERRSPADEV; this is encoded by the coding sequence ATGGCGCCGACGGTCCGCGACACGGGTGCGCCCGCGCACGACGGCGTGATCAGGATCATCGTTCTCACACCCGGTGAGGATCCCCTCGGCGGCCCCGCCCCCATGTCCGTCGAGACGACGGCGGCACTCGCGCGCCTGGGCGATCCGGTGGAGCTGCTGCGCGCCCTCGATGCGGACGAGCTCGCCGAGCAGGTTCGCGATCCGTCGATCGATGGCGTGCTCTTCGACCGGCTACCGGCGACCGCCGTCGCGGAAGGCCTCGATCGGATTCCTTCCGAGGGACCGCCGGGCATCGTGGTGATCGAAGGGGACGGCGAGGCCGAGGCGCTCGAGGCCTTCCGGTCCGGCGCCTCCGACTGCGTCCACTTCGGACCGGACTACGAGAACGTGCTTCCGGTCGTGCTTCTCGAGCAGGTCCAGCGTTGGCGCGGGGATCGGCAGCGGCGCTTGTCCGAGGAGCGCATCCGTTTCCTCGAGGACCTGAACACCGGGATCGTCTCGGCGATGCCGGCCGGTCTCGTCGTCGTCGACGGCGGCGGGCTGATCGTCTCCGAGAATCCCGAGTTCGCGCGGCGTTTTCCGTCCCGCTCGCATGGGGGCGCGGCCGAGTTCCTGGCCGCTCGCCTCCCCGCCGAGCTCGTCGAGGCGTTCGATGCGCTCGTTCGCGGCGAGTCGGCGGACGCGCCGCCGCTCCGCCTCGTCCGCGTCTCCGACGAGGACGGCACGGCCAGGGCCTACGAGATCCGGCACCGGATCCTCGACGACGCCGATCGCACGCTGCTCGTCCTTTCGGACGTGACGGAGAGCGAGTGGCTCTCGGAGCGACTCGAAGTGCTGCGCCGGGACACCCGCGACATCATCGAGAACATCAACAGCGCGCTCATCGTCGTCGATCTGGGCGGGCGGATCAGCTTCGCGAATCCGGCGGCCGAGCGGATCCTCGGTGGGCAGGACGGGGACCTCGGAGGGCGCCAGATCGAGGACTGGTTCGGACCGCCGGGCGACGGACCGCATCCGATCGAGGCCTGCCTCCACGACGGGACCCGAAGCCGGGGCGCGGAGACGCTGCTGCGTCGCGCGGACGGGACGTGGATTCCGGTCGGGATCTCCTGCTCGCCGCGACTCGACGGCGCCGGGCTGTCGCGCGGCGTCGTGGCTGTCTTCCAGGACCTGTCCGAGATCAAGGAACTCGAGCTCCATGTCCGGCAGACGGAGAAGATGGCGTCGATCGGTCAGCTCGCCGCCGGCGTCGCTCACGAAGTCAACAACCCGATGGGGTTCATCCACGCGAACCTGCATCAGATGTCGGAGTACCTGACGGACCTCGAGAAGTATTTCGAGGCGACCGATCGGCTCCAGCGCGCGGCGGTCGAAGGGGACCTCGAGGTGGTCCGCGCGGCGGCGGAAGACGTGCAGACGGTCGCTCGGGAGATCGACCTCGAGTTCGTTCGCTCCGACTTCGAGAAGGCGTTGATGGAGTCGGGGGAGGGCGCGGAACGCATCCGCCACATCGTGAAGGATCTTCGGGACTTCTCGCGACCAGACCTGCCCGCCCGCTCCGAGGCCGACGTGAACCAGGCGATCGATTCGACCGCGAACATCGTCTACACGATGATGAAGCACGACGTCGTGCTCGAGAAGGACTACCGCGAGCTGCCGAAGATCGAGGCCTATCCGATGCAGCTCAAGCAGGTGTTCATGAACCTGCTGGTGAACGCGCACCAGGCGATCGAGGCGCGAGCGGATCGCGGCCAGGGCGACCAGAAAGGCATCATCCGGATCGAGACGGAGGAGGTCGGAGCCGAGATCTGCATCCGGATCGCAGACACGGGCGTCGGGATTCCCGAAGACGCTCGCGCCCGGATCTTCGAGCCCTTCTTCACGACCAAGCCCGTCGGGACCGGCACGGGACTCGGACTCTCGACCTCCTTCAATATCATCGAGCGCCACGGCGGTCGGATCACCGTGGAGAGCGAGGAAGGGGCAGGCACCGTCTTCGAGGTCTGGCTGCCGATCGCTCCGCCGGGAACCGAGCGGCGCTCTCCGGCGGACGAGGTGTGA
- a CDS encoding response regulator, with translation MSGGRPIVLLVDDEPGVLSALRRTLRREGLAIETATNGTEALDRVRTGAPVDLVISDHKMPGRTGVELLTTIRAESPGTARILLSGWTSEIDPAELRAADCAAVLSKPWDDEELKTGIQAALGRD, from the coding sequence GTGAGCGGCGGACGTCCCATCGTGCTCCTCGTCGACGACGAGCCGGGGGTGCTCTCGGCGCTCCGGCGGACGCTCCGGCGCGAAGGCCTCGCGATCGAAACCGCCACGAACGGGACGGAGGCGCTCGACCGCGTGCGCACCGGCGCGCCGGTCGACCTCGTGATCTCCGATCACAAGATGCCCGGCCGGACCGGCGTCGAGCTGTTGACCACGATCCGTGCGGAGTCACCGGGCACGGCGCGCATCCTGCTGAGTGGCTGGACGTCGGAGATCGATCCCGCTGAGCTGCGAGCAGCGGACTGCGCGGCGGTGCTCTCGAAGCCCTGGGACGACGAGGAGCTCAAGACCGGGATCCAGGCGGCGCTCGGGCGCGACTAG
- a CDS encoding Stp1/IreP family PP2C-type Ser/Thr phosphatase, translating into MLLRSAASTHVGMRREANEDRYAIVPELGLYLVADGMGGHKAGQVASHLAAEGAIRAIDALQGASVSLAERLRHAVACANREIFTAAQAKPELGGMGTTFVGMLFGGERLALAHVGDSRAYLLRQGRLRGLTDDHSIVGELLRRHEISEEDAAQHPHRHVLTRALGVRPRTEPDLAEMTPQEGDVFVLCSDGLTGHIDDEEIAERIANEDDLEAAAAGLVDAANRAGGQDNITVLLVRYEKDD; encoded by the coding sequence ATGCTGCTTCGCTCGGCTGCGAGCACCCACGTCGGCATGCGCCGTGAGGCGAACGAGGATCGGTACGCGATCGTGCCGGAGCTCGGGCTCTATCTGGTGGCGGACGGGATGGGCGGCCACAAGGCCGGGCAGGTGGCGAGTCACCTCGCCGCAGAAGGGGCGATCCGCGCAATCGATGCGCTCCAGGGGGCTTCGGTCAGTCTCGCCGAGCGACTTCGCCACGCGGTGGCCTGCGCCAACCGGGAGATCTTCACCGCGGCTCAGGCCAAGCCCGAGCTCGGCGGGATGGGCACGACCTTCGTGGGCATGCTCTTCGGGGGCGAGCGTCTGGCCCTCGCCCACGTGGGAGACAGCCGCGCGTACCTCCTCCGGCAGGGCCGGCTGCGCGGTCTGACCGACGACCACTCGATCGTCGGCGAGCTGCTCCGGCGCCACGAGATCTCAGAAGAGGATGCTGCCCAACACCCCCACCGTCACGTGCTGACGCGCGCCCTGGGCGTTCGCCCGCGCACCGAGCCGGACCTCGCGGAGATGACGCCTCAGGAGGGGGACGTCTTCGTACTCTGCAGCGACGGACTGACCGGGCACATCGACGACGAAGAGATCGCCGAGCGCATCGCGAACGAGGACGACCTCGAGGCCGCGGCCGCGGGCCTCGTCGACGCCGCCAACCGCGCTGGGGGCCAGGACAACATCACCGTCCTGCTCGTCCGCTACGAAAAGGACGACTGA
- a CDS encoding sigma-54 dependent transcriptional regulator, which translates to MRYTSAAPSARRRTTLQSLSPSTVLVVDDEELYRRALERILLRVGHQVVTAPDAAEALTLVASERIDLVLCDIQMPGINGLELVRQIHDVAPDLPCIVMTGYNTPENSLEALQAGAFWYLEKPFEQERLDVVRKLVDKAIEHGRLKSENRTLHRQLQSRHKFDSIIGKSPSLGRTLSVVEKVADTESTVLITGESGTGKELVARALHFNSRRAERPLVTVNCGAIPEELLESELFGHVKGAFTNAVNHREGRFALAHGGTIFLDEIGDMSPSLQVKLLRVLQERTFEPVGSSKTQKVDVRVIAATHRDLSHMIETGEFREDLFYRLNVLPVEVPPLRERIEDLPLLVHHFLDRARSERGTRVAGITDEAMQQMMDYHWPGNVRELENVTERLTVLVGEGDIEVEDLPAQIRAEPISQTLAPRVPSTGVDFNAVVGRFETELIEQALDHTHWNKNRAAGLLGLNRTTLIEKIKKRGIVPPEGG; encoded by the coding sequence TTGCGTTACACTTCGGCAGCCCCCTCCGCCAGGCGGAGAACCACCCTGCAGTCCCTGTCCCCTTCGACCGTCCTCGTCGTCGACGACGAGGAGCTGTATCGCCGTGCCCTCGAACGCATCCTGCTGCGCGTCGGCCACCAGGTGGTCACGGCCCCCGACGCCGCAGAGGCCTTGACCCTCGTCGCCAGCGAGCGGATCGACCTCGTCCTCTGCGACATCCAGATGCCGGGCATCAACGGGCTCGAGCTCGTGCGCCAGATCCATGACGTCGCTCCCGACCTGCCGTGCATCGTGATGACCGGGTACAACACGCCCGAGAATTCCCTCGAAGCCCTGCAGGCCGGCGCCTTCTGGTACCTCGAGAAGCCCTTCGAGCAGGAACGGCTCGACGTCGTGCGCAAGCTCGTCGACAAGGCGATCGAGCACGGCCGCCTCAAGAGCGAGAACCGGACACTCCACCGCCAGCTCCAGTCCCGCCACAAGTTCGACAGCATCATCGGCAAGAGCCCGAGCCTCGGCCGGACCCTCTCGGTCGTCGAGAAGGTCGCGGACACCGAGAGTACGGTCCTGATCACCGGCGAGAGCGGCACGGGCAAGGAACTCGTGGCGCGTGCGCTCCACTTCAACAGTCGTCGCGCCGAGCGACCGCTCGTCACCGTCAACTGCGGTGCGATCCCCGAAGAGCTCCTCGAGTCCGAGCTCTTCGGACACGTGAAGGGCGCGTTCACGAACGCCGTGAACCATCGCGAGGGGCGCTTCGCCCTCGCCCACGGCGGCACGATCTTCCTCGACGAGATCGGCGACATGAGCCCGAGCCTGCAGGTCAAGCTCCTGCGCGTGCTGCAGGAGCGGACCTTCGAGCCGGTCGGTTCGTCCAAGACGCAGAAGGTCGACGTCCGCGTGATCGCGGCGACCCATCGCGACCTCTCGCACATGATCGAGACCGGCGAGTTCCGGGAGGACCTCTTCTACCGCCTGAACGTCCTGCCGGTCGAGGTCCCGCCCCTGCGCGAGCGGATCGAGGACCTGCCGCTGCTCGTCCACCATTTCCTCGACCGGGCCCGGTCCGAACGAGGCACCCGGGTCGCGGGCATCACCGACGAAGCGATGCAGCAGATGATGGACTACCACTGGCCGGGCAACGTGCGCGAGCTCGAGAACGTCACCGAGCGCCTGACCGTCCTCGTCGGCGAAGGGGACATCGAGGTCGAGGACCTCCCCGCCCAGATCCGGGCGGAACCGATCTCCCAGACCCTTGCGCCGCGGGTGCCGTCGACCGGCGTCGACTTCAACGCCGTCGTCGGACGCTTCGAGACCGAGCTGATCGAGCAGGCCCTCGACCACACCCACTGGAACAAGAACCGCGCCGCCGGACTCCTCGGGCTCAACCGCACGACGCTGATCGAGAAGATCAAGAAGCGGGGCATCGTCCCGCCCGAGGGCGGCTAG